GTTCCATTAACTCCAGTAAAGTCTGTCCTTTCCAAATAAGAAATCGGGTTCGAAACTTTGGATTCCATGTATGgtaaaaaccaattggtgtatAACCCTAATGGTGAAAGTGTAAACATCATGAAATGGACGTCATAGCAACTGTATctattgaaaaaattatcaatacaGCTCATCTGGATATCGGAACACCTTCAACATTCTCACCCCTaacccaaaactccaaaattgGACAGAACACCAAGCATAGAAATAACCTATCTCTCACAAATTCTTACACCCATTCACCCAAAATTTCAGTCAAATTTTCCACCACCAAGCATGAACCAAATTTGAGATTTTACTTTCACCTAGCATTCCATTAGAATGAACATAACAAACTACATGAAGCAATTGACAATAATGATAATAACAGAAATgcaaaaatctaataaaaaagtgaaagcACATAACAATAGCAATGAGAATAACATTACCTCTCCTGGGCTTGGAGACAACCTTAACAAGTGGACCTGTTTTCTTCTCAATCATGGTCTCCTCCTCCGGTGGGAACAAAACCCCATCAATCCCTTGCACCGAAATTCGACCATCGGTGTAAATATCCGGGTCAAACAAGTAAGCCGACCCATCTCCTTGCCCAAATTTCACAGACCCATCAGCCTCTTGAGCCACAACCTTATGTGGTAACCGCAGAGTATCATACCGGACCTTCCCGAACCTCCTCACTGCATTGTACATACTCTCCTCAGTTTGATACTCCGGTATGATATGGTAATATATAATCTGCTCCGGTGCACCAGGCTCACTCAACTGGTCCGTGGTTAGCTTAGCCATGGCTTCGTCATTGGGTGCCAAAACCGTCAATACATACCCCTCTGAAACCAATCGACCCATCTCGGTTGCTAAAGAGGTTAAATTGACTAGAATATCTGCCATTTCATTGTAGCCACCGTAATGTAAGAGTGTGTGGATAAAGTCCTTGACTTGCTTCATACCATTGAAGTGGCCATGGGGTCCACCAGGGCCTGGTGCCGGGGCCGGAGCTAGAGAAGGCCCCGGGGCCAGCGCGTCGTAAATTGGCAGCACCGGTGGGGCACCAGCCGGAACCGGTGCTGCCGGTTTCTTCAACCGGTGAGTTCTGGGGTCCACCTCCGGTGCGCCTTCCGGCAATACAGCGGAGATGGACCGTAGGTTTCTTCTCCGGTTGAAGTCTTCTTGCACGGATCGAGGAATCAAGAGGCGCTCGATCCCGTGGATTAGGCCGTCGGGTCGAACCACGTCGTCGGGCCGAACTATCTCGGCCGAGTCTATGAGTCGGTTCCCGTGAGTCTTCAAATGCACGTGGTGGTTCGAGAGAGTTGGGTGGCGAAACGAGGGTGAGGACTCGGCGGGCCAGTCTTTGGAGACGATTCGTTTTGGGACAATGTGGAACATGAGAAGAGTTTGGAGGGACTTGAGGTTGCCTGGCTCGAGTAAAAAGCGTTTGAATTCTGGGTCGAGTTCTCGTTCCAGAGCTTCATTTCTGGGAGCGAAGATGGTGATGTTGTGTTTCCCAACAGCTTCCTCAAGAGTCTGTAGTAAAAGGGCTTTTTCAACGAGTTCAGCGAGCTCAGTGTAATGGGAATCCAAGAGAGCTACAAGGACAGAGTTTGAGTTTATTTGGGTAGTAGAAGAAGATTTAGAAACTGGGTTTTGAGGCAATGCGGCATAGGAAATGGAaagtgaaagaaagagaagtgtCAAGAAGAGTTTAGAAGAGACACCATAGACATGAGAATCCATGGCGCTCAttagagaagaagaaggtgtGAGTGAAATTTTTTGGTTGTGCGGTGAAATGGGGATTTGGTGGCAGAGAATTAGAAGAGATTGAGATAGAGAGGGTTTTGCttggaagaagagaaaagaggagagagacagagagatagagagggaCAGGACAGCACACGGAGAATAGGAGTGAGGAGTGAGAAAGAGAagtgaagagagaaagaagaagagtttGGGAGGTAAAGTAGAGTTAAGACTTAAAAAGTAAGAGAAGACTTGTTTGGCTGTGAATGAGTTCAGACAGCCTGGGATGTAGGGACCACACGGCAAACTTGGTATCACCAGCTGATGAGTCTGCGCGGCTTCAaattctactctctctctctctcctaagccaagccaagccaaaATTTGTGTACTGAtcagttttgacttttgagttttgacccTTCACCTTTTTGCCAAACAAATCTAATAAGCAAGTAACTGGTAAGTACTACTTACCACAACttttttgcaagtatgaatGAGAAGGTAAGTAAGGCCATTGGACAAGTTGTATATTTATGAATGGATGGAATAATAAAGAActaatttcattatttattatatttcttaatttggttttttgtaTGTATTTAATGGTTGTTGATGTTGAAC
The sequence above is drawn from the Quercus robur chromosome 7, dhQueRobu3.1, whole genome shotgun sequence genome and encodes:
- the LOC126692765 gene encoding fasciclin-like arabinogalactan protein 16 produces the protein MSAMDSHVYGVSSKLFLTLLFLSLSISYAALPQNPVSKSSSTTQINSNSVLVALLDSHYTELAELVEKALLLQTLEEAVGKHNITIFAPRNEALERELDPEFKRFLLEPGNLKSLQTLLMFHIVPKRIVSKDWPAESSPSFRHPTLSNHHVHLKTHGNRLIDSAEIVRPDDVVRPDGLIHGIERLLIPRSVQEDFNRRRNLRSISAVLPEGAPEVDPRTHRLKKPAAPVPAGAPPVLPIYDALAPGPSLAPAPAPGPGGPHGHFNGMKQVKDFIHTLLHYGGYNEMADILVNLTSLATEMGRLVSEGYVLTVLAPNDEAMAKLTTDQLSEPGAPEQIIYYHIIPEYQTEESMYNAVRRFGKVRYDTLRLPHKVVAQEADGSVKFGQGDGSAYLFDPDIYTDGRISVQGIDGVLFPPEEETMIEKKTGPLVKVVSKPRRGKLLEVACRMLGAVGQESHFSTCQ